One part of the Rutidosis leptorrhynchoides isolate AG116_Rl617_1_P2 chromosome 1, CSIRO_AGI_Rlap_v1, whole genome shotgun sequence genome encodes these proteins:
- the LOC139900272 gene encoding uncharacterized protein, producing the protein MCDGVRPANFREASLLGGYLADDNSQYICLQEEYVFNMPYELRRLLATIRIYSCPNNPQELWLSFENHFVADFITCHQMTRSSNESGTFFVNGPGGTGKIYVYRALLAKVRSGVHIVLATATSGLAASILPGGRTAHSRFIIPLDLHEGTVCRDLIDNNALFGGKVVVLGGDFRQTLQVVPKGSKSETLATPQTDNSLNALVDYIYPNIHLESTTTPSNLNRAILTTKNTFADDINNISIEIFPGEERDYNSFDETTDPNDQSQYEDLLHSLTPNGMPPHKLMLKVNSPIIMLINLNPTERLCNGIRLICKQLERNVINAEITFGDFAGKQVFIHRIPLQPSTDERVTVPFKRSVLTEPIMCSVYRKENGSGSFFILDNDSYQEHHDCLSSCFKGIYRATLTQKITISLDNRG; encoded by the exons ATGTGTGACGGGGTAAGGCCGGCTAATTTTCGAGAGGCATCATTATTGGGAGGTTATCTGGCTGACGATAATAGTCAGTATATATGTCTACAAGAAGAATATGTTTTCAACATGCCTTATGAACTTAGAAGGCTTCTTGCCACCATACGCATTTATTCATGTCCGAATAATCCTCAAGAACTATGGCTGTCTTTTGAGAATCATTTTGTTGCAGATTTTATAACATGTCACCAGATGACACGCAG CTCCAACGAAAGCGGCACTTTCTTCGTCAATGGCCCAGGCGGTACGGGTAAAATTTACGTGTACAGAGCTCTTCTAGCAAAAGTTAGGTCAGGCGTTCATATTGTACTAGCCACTGCTACATCAGGACTAGCTGCATCTATATTACCTGGAGGTAGAACTGCTCATTCAAGATTCATAATTCCATTAGACTTACATGAGGGAACAGTTTGTAGG GATCTTATAGACAACAACGCACTTTTTGGAGGTAAGGTTGTTGTTCTCGGTGGAGATTTTAGGCAAACACTACAGGTTGTACCTAAAGGAAGTAAAAGCGAAACGTTAGCT ACTCCCCAAACTGATAACTCATTAAATGCCCTCGTTGACTACATTTATCCAAACATTCATCTGGAATCAACAACCACTCCATCAAATTTAAATCGCGCCATTTTAACTACTAAAAACACGTTCGCTGACGACATCAACAATATCTCAATTGAAATATTCCCAGGTGAAGAGAGGGACTATAATAGCTTTGACGAGACTACAGACCCAAATGACCAGAGTCAATATGAGGACCTCCTACATTCACTAACACCAAATGGTATGCCACCTCACAAACTTATGTTGAAAGTTAACTCAcccataataatgttaataaacttAAACCCCACGGAGAGGCTATGCAACGGGATCAGGTTAATTTGCAAACAGTTGGAAAGAAATGTCATAAACGCTGAGATTACCTTCGGAGATTTTGCTGGTAAGCAGGTCTTTATCCACAGAATTCCTTTACAACCTTCAACTGATGAACGAGTTACGGTTCCATTCAAAAGG AGTGTTTTAACTGAGCCAATTATGTGTTCTGTCTACAGAAAAGAAAATGGCTCTGGGTCATTTTTCATTCTTGATAATGATTCATACCAG GAACATCATGATTGTCTCTCTTCATGCTTTAAGGGTATATATCGAGCTACACTCACTCAAAAGATTACTATTAGTCTTGATAATAGAGGATAG